The proteins below are encoded in one region of Gambusia affinis linkage group LG07, SWU_Gaff_1.0, whole genome shotgun sequence:
- the gli1 gene encoding zinc finger protein GLI1 isoform X3 — MPVDMQPHQGLYYYETSPSQPSRGIVPSDQSPYSDVSPLRVPHLDGPPQDCHTMYNPMTPSMAHGSGSGPVQGNSHCLDQYMRPPQAHPPHSMMGHRGMPPTEGSNSAPYCNQNNMMSSHPNFCQLQPSSEQIGSGDGSRFSTPRSMLKLSKKRALSISPLSDASVDLQTVIRTSPNSLVAFVNSRCNPNGASSYGHLSVSAMSPSLSYSSNINCHSRQQGSIYGGNCGTPLGVHTPGPCQASRLPPHNPRLLIPPKHGHLKTEPGLVGVMDGMNVKNLEERSEGDVASPSSTGTQQDHLMGLLDGRDDLDKEDGKPEPEAIYETNCRWESCNKEFDTQDQLVHHINNEHIHGEKKEFVCHWQECSREQRPFKAQYMLVVHMRRHTGEKPHKCTFEGCNKAYSRLENLKTHLRSHTGEKPYVCEHEGCNKAFSNASDRAKHQNRTHSNEKPYVCKIPGCTKRYTDPSSLRKHVKTVHGPEAHITKKHRGDTGPRPPGSALTSGGQTSELLLEKEETCREDCKLLAPETALKSQPSPGAQSSCSSERSPLGSTNNNDSGVEMNLNAAGSLDDLTALEDGVTGGGGGGGGEPGTMGMSAQALKRLENLKIDKLKQIRRPTPPGRCANNKLPAISGSGDNMGMCAPSPLNRRVMELSNHELGAGNIANSTNDRRGSGTSSLSSAYTVSRRSSMASPYLSSRRSSDVSQIGGTAGGGCHLLSPEQAGGDPLSPETYRRGAPCPGGGGLPGLPNLTPAQHYSLKAKYAAATGGPPPTPLPNMEQPGTPVRRVGPLSEYQGQPLPPFLQQGGHRRHSANTEYGTGVIYPHQAPGNNTRRASDPVRSVADPQALPKRFNSLNNVAMMGRRNALQLRSSDTGLSRHMYSPRPPSITENVMMEAMGMEPHLNTVDARDRSMMMTPVERNFMSFQQPNQTMGSGGPLPNQLSPSHDSLGCPDPAYMQRHYQGHGGEIISRASGNPLGQARPTQPDGMSNTLLQQAEYGMSTCQLSPSGPHYPGIGQGSDSGGPWNDNHNQIQTSSHAIQNQQSVRFSNSSLQPQQTQAHFNNQTALYDNSDGTHKPFIKPEQQFHPGMGGGNACQSAKLQQQRILLQQTQTYPQQSGQVLMRNSSHPSCDFQGQNPGSYPSGGGLNLGCAGSALSEGQRSETPMMQVKEMMVRNYVQSQQALMWEQQQEQEQQSGIKPNSLSDNMSLNAQAAMMQHSPEHQNQNLYPNQMYPSYPEHNLVMSPAAHSRGSTSVTPKDQHLTGLQGTCYNQEMVVPRPPQGRKPLSRQNSLPQVGGGYLGGSPHLSPVHSTSSPKRGVRLPPVQHPQHPQNEMFSPSNNNNNNNMYYTGQINMNMEKHRDPQNGPCLNQPTNMGPPNLNPAGDTKSAPMAPYPESSPISNALENLDLENARIDFTSIIDEADSSSFSPVNNPLQGFPGSSSQASSRLTTPQTSVSLAPGTGLSNMAVGDMTSMLTSLAGENKYLNTLS, encoded by the exons ATGCCAGTGGACATGCAGCCACATCAGGGGCTGTATTACTATGAGACCTCACCCAGCCAGCCCTCCAGAGG CATTGTGCCATCGGACCAGTCTCCCTACAGCGATGTGTCTCCCCTCCGAGTCCCGCACCTCGACGGCCCTCCACAGGACTGCCACACTATGTACAATCCCATGACTCCCAGCATGGCTCATGGATCTGGATCTGGTCCGGTTCAGGGAAACAGCCACTGCTTGGATCAATACATGAGGCCTCCTCAGGCCCATCCACCACACAGTATGATGGGCCACAGGGGCATGCCTCCCACAGAGG GTAGCAATAGCGCCCCCTACTGCAACCAGAATAACATGATGTCTTCACATCCCAACTTCTGTCAGCTTCAGCCCAGCTCTGAGCAGATCGGCTCTGGTGATG GCTCAAGGTTCTCCACACCTCGCTCTATGTTGAAGCTGAGTAAAAAGAGAGCCCTGTCCATCTCACCTCTGTCTGATGCCAGTGTTGACCTGCAGACTGTCATTCGGACCTCTCCCAACTCGCTCGTGGCCTTCGTTAACTCTCGCTGTAACCCCAATGGAGCCAGCTCCTATGGTCATCTGTCTGTGAGCGCCATGAG TCCATCTCTGAGTTATTCCAGCAACATTAACTGTCACTCCAGACAGCAAGGGTCCATATACGGAGGAAACTGTGGCACACCTCTGGGTGTTCACACACCAGGTCCCTGCCAAGCTTCCCGTTTACCGCCACACAATCCCCGACTCCTCATTCCACCTAAACATGGACAT CTGAAAACCGAGCCAGGTCTGGTTGGCGTGATGGACGGCATGAATGTAAAGAACCTGGAGGAAAGGTCAGAGGGAGATGTAGCCAGTCCTTCCTCCACAGGCACTCAG CAGGATCATCTGATGGGCTTGCTGGATGGCAGAGACGACTTGGACAAGGAGGACGGGAAGCCAGAGCCGGAGGCCATCTATGAGACCAATTGTCGCTGGGAGAGCTGCAACAAGGAGTTTGACACACAAGACCAACTTGTTCAT CACATAAACAATGAGCACATCCACGGAGAGAAGAAGGAATTTGTCTGTCATTGGCAGGAGTGTTCTAGAGAGCAGAGACCTTTTAAAGCTCAGTACATGCTTGTGGTTCACATGCGCAGACACACAGGAGAGAAGCCGCACAAGTGCACT TTTGAAGGCTGCAATAAAGCCTACTCTCGCCTGGAGAATTTGAAGACCCACTTGCGCTCTCACACCGGGGAGAAACCATATGTATGCGAACATGAAGGGTGCAATAAAGCGTTCTCCAACGCTTCAGACCGGGCCAAGCACCAGAACCGAACTCATTCCAATGAG AAACCATATGTTTGTAAGATCCCTGGTTGCACTAAGCGATACACAGATCCAAGCTCTTTGCGTAAGCACGTGAAGACAGTACATGGTCCTGAAGCCCATATCACCAAGAAGCATCGTGGAGACACAGGCCCACGACCCCCTGGCTCAGCCCTGACCTCTGGAGGCCAAACATCGGAGCTGCTCCTCGAAAAGGAAGAGACATGCAGGGAAGACTGCAAACTGTTGGCACCTGAGACTGCCCTG AAGTCCCAGCCAAGTCCTGGTGCTCAGTCGTCTTGCAGCAGTGAACGTTCTCCACTGGGGAGCACCAATAACAATGACAGTGGAGTGGAAATGAACCTAAATGCAGCTGGAAGCTTGGATGATCTCACAGCTTTAGAGGATGGAGTTACaggtggaggaggtggtggaggaggggAGCCAGGAACAATGGGAATGTCTGCGCAGGCTCTGAAGCGGCTGGAGAACCTGAAGATTGACAAGCTAAAGCAAATTCGAAGGCCGACTCCTCCTGGCCGCTGTGCCAATAACAAGCTTCCTGCCATTTCTG gTTCAGGGGACAACATGGGAATGTGTGCACCTTCTCCACTTAATCGACGAGTAATGGAGCTGTCCAACCATGAGCTCGGAGCTGGAAATATAGCAAACTCTACTAATGACAGGAGAGGAAGTGGCACAAGCAGCCTAAGCTCAGCATACACAGTGAGCCGTCGCTCCTCTATGGCATCCCCTTACCTGTCTAGTAGACGCTCCAGTGATGTCTCACAAATAGGAGGGACAGCAGGGGGCGGATGTCACCTTCTGAGTCCAGAACAAGCTGGGGGAGACCCTCTTTCACCTGAAACCTATCGTAGAGGAGCTCCATGTCCTGGAGGTGGAGGGTTACCAGGTCTCCCCAACTTAACACCTGCTCAGCACTATAGCCTGAAGGCCAAATATGCTGCAGCCACTGGCGGACCTCCACCCACTCCTTTACCTAACATGGAGCAGCCCGGTACACCAGTAAGAAGGGTGGGTCCTTTGAGTGAGTACCAAGGGCAGCCTTTACCTCCTTTCCTCCAGCAAGGAGGTCATCGGCGGCACAGTGCCAACACAGAATACGGTACTGGAGTTATCTACCCTCACCAGGCTCCAGGTAACAACACCAGGCGGGCCAGTGATCCGGTTCGATCAGTAGCAGACCCACAAGCTCTACCCAAACGCTTTAACAGCCTCAATAATGTGGCCATGATGGGCCGCAGAAATGCACTACAACTTCGCAGCTCTGACACAGGTCTTTCCCGCCACATGTACTCCCCACGTCCACCTAGCAtcacagaaaatgtaatgaTGGAAGCTATGGGTATGGAGCCCCATCTCAACACTGTTGATGCCAGAGATCGTTCCATGATGATGACCCCTGTAGAGAGAAACTTTATGAGTTTCCAGCAGCCGAATCAGACAATGGGAAGCGGAGGTCCACTTCCAAACCAGCTGTCCCCGAGCCATGACTCTCTGGGCTGCCCGGATCCCGCTTACATGCAGCGGCATTACCAGGGACACGGAGGAGAAATCATATCCAGAGCTAGTGGGAATCCATTAGGTCAAGCGAGACCTACACAGCCAGATGGGATGTCAAATACTCTTCTCCAACAGGCTGAGTATGGCATGAGCACCTGCCAGCTGAGTCCTTCCGGTCCACATTATCCAGGCATAGGTCAAGGCAGTGACAGTGGGGGTCCTTGGAATGACAACCACAACCAAATCCAAACTTCAAGCCATGCAATTCAGAACCAGCAATCGGTGCGGttctcaaactccagtttgcAGCCTCAACAAACACAAGCTCACTTCAACAATCAGACAGCCCTCTACGACAATTCTGATGGCACTCACAAACCTTTCATCAAGCCGGAGCAACAGTTTCACCCTGGTATGGGTGGTGGAAACGCCTGTCAGAGTGCGAAGCTCCAACAGCAACGAATCCTCCTGCAGCAAACACAGACTTACCCCCAACAGAGTGGTCAAGTGTTGATGAGAAACTCCAGCCACCCAAGCTGTGATTTTCAAGGGCAGAACCCAGGTTCATACCCTAGTGGAGGTGGCTTAAATTTGGGCTGTGCCGGTTCTGCGCTGTCAGAAGGCCAAAGGTCAGAAACCCCAATGATGCAGGTGAAGGAGATGATGGTGAGAAATTATGTGCAGTCTCAGCAAGCACTCATGTGGGAGCAGCAACAAGAGCAAGAGCAGCAGAGTGGAATAAAGCCAAATTCTCTTTCTGACAACATGAGTTTGAATGCTCAAGCAGCAATGATGCAACACAGCCCAGAGCACCAGAATCAAAACCTATATCCCAACCAGATGTATCCCTCTTACCCGGAACATAATCTGGTAATGAGCCCTGCTGCCCACAGCCGAGGGTCCACCTCAGTTACACCTAAAGATCAGCACCTGACAGGTCTCCAGGGTACATGCTACAATCAGGAAATGGTTGTGCCCAGGCCACCTCAGGGACGCAAGCCTCTCAGCCGCCAGAATAGTCTGCCACAGGTAGGAGGGGGTTACCTTGGCGGCTCCCCCCACCTGAGCCCTGTACACTCCACTTCCAGCCCCAAACGAGGGGTGCGACTTCCACCTGTCCAGCATCCACAGCACcctcaaaatgaaatgttttctccctccaacaacaacaacaacaacaacatgtacTATACAGGTCAGATAAATATGAAtatggaaaaacacagagaccCCCAGAATGGACCTTGCCTTAACCAGCCGACTAATATGGGACCGCCAAACTTGAACCCAGCAGGTGACACCAAGTCTGCCCCTATGGCTCCCTATCCGGAGTCTAGTCCCATCTCGAATGCCTTAGAAAACCTGGACTTGGAGAATGCTCGCATTGACTTTACTTCCATCATTGATGAAGCTGATTCTTCCTCATTTAGTCCAGTCAACAATCCTCTTCAAGGTTTTCCAGGATCATCCTCCCAGGCTTCTTCACGCCTCACCACCCCACAAACGTCCGTCAGCCTGGCTCCAGGCACTGGCCTGTCCAACATGGCTGTGGGTGATATGACATCCATGCTTACCTCACTGGCTGGGGAAAATAAGTACCTAAACACTCTGTCTTAG
- the gli1 gene encoding zinc finger protein GLI1 isoform X2, with protein sequence MPVDMQPHQGLYYYETSPSQPSRGIVPSDQSPYSDVSPLRVPHLDGPPQDCHTMYNPMTPSMAHGSGSGPVQGNSHCLDQYMRPPQAHPPHSMMGHRGMPPTEGSNSAPYCNQNNMMSSHPNFCQLQPSSEQIGSGDGSRFSTPRSMLKLSKKRALSISPLSDASVDLQTVIRTSPNSLVAFVNSRCNPNGASSYGHLSVSAMSPSLSYSSNINCHSRQQGSIYGGNCGTPLGVHTPGPCQASRLPPHNPRLLIPPKHGHQLKTEPGLVGVMDGMNVKNLEERSEGDVASPSSTGTQDHLMGLLDGRDDLDKEDGKPEPEAIYETNCRWESCNKEFDTQDQLVHHINNEHIHGEKKEFVCHWQECSREQRPFKAQYMLVVHMRRHTGEKPHKCTFEGCNKAYSRLENLKTHLRSHTGEKPYVCEHEGCNKAFSNASDRAKHQNRTHSNEKPYVCKIPGCTKRYTDPSSLRKHVKTVHGPEAHITKKHRGDTGPRPPGSALTSGGQTSELLLEKEETCREDCKLLAPETALKSQPSPGAQSSCSSERSPLGSTNNNDSGVEMNLNAAGSLDDLTALEDGVTGGGGGGGGEPGTMGMSAQALKRLENLKIDKLKQIRRPTPPGRCANNKLPAISGSGDNMGMCAPSPLNRRVMELSNHELGAGNIANSTNDRRGSGTSSLSSAYTVSRRSSMASPYLSSRRSSDVSQIGGTAGGGCHLLSPEQAGGDPLSPETYRRGAPCPGGGGLPGLPNLTPAQHYSLKAKYAAATGGPPPTPLPNMEQPGTPVRRVGPLSEYQGQPLPPFLQQGGHRRHSANTEYGTGVIYPHQAPGNNTRRASDPVRSVADPQALPKRFNSLNNVAMMGRRNALQLRSSDTGLSRHMYSPRPPSITENVMMEAMGMEPHLNTVDARDRSMMMTPVERNFMSFQQPNQTMGSGGPLPNQLSPSHDSLGCPDPAYMQRHYQGHGGEIISRASGNPLGQARPTQPDGMSNTLLQQAEYGMSTCQLSPSGPHYPGIGQGSDSGGPWNDNHNQIQTSSHAIQNQQSVRFSNSSLQPQQTQAHFNNQTALYDNSDGTHKPFIKPEQQFHPGMGGGNACQSAKLQQQRILLQQTQTYPQQSGQVLMRNSSHPSCDFQGQNPGSYPSGGGLNLGCAGSALSEGQRSETPMMQVKEMMVRNYVQSQQALMWEQQQEQEQQSGIKPNSLSDNMSLNAQAAMMQHSPEHQNQNLYPNQMYPSYPEHNLVMSPAAHSRGSTSVTPKDQHLTGLQGTCYNQEMVVPRPPQGRKPLSRQNSLPQVGGGYLGGSPHLSPVHSTSSPKRGVRLPPVQHPQHPQNEMFSPSNNNNNNNMYYTGQINMNMEKHRDPQNGPCLNQPTNMGPPNLNPAGDTKSAPMAPYPESSPISNALENLDLENARIDFTSIIDEADSSSFSPVNNPLQGFPGSSSQASSRLTTPQTSVSLAPGTGLSNMAVGDMTSMLTSLAGENKYLNTLS encoded by the exons ATGCCAGTGGACATGCAGCCACATCAGGGGCTGTATTACTATGAGACCTCACCCAGCCAGCCCTCCAGAGG CATTGTGCCATCGGACCAGTCTCCCTACAGCGATGTGTCTCCCCTCCGAGTCCCGCACCTCGACGGCCCTCCACAGGACTGCCACACTATGTACAATCCCATGACTCCCAGCATGGCTCATGGATCTGGATCTGGTCCGGTTCAGGGAAACAGCCACTGCTTGGATCAATACATGAGGCCTCCTCAGGCCCATCCACCACACAGTATGATGGGCCACAGGGGCATGCCTCCCACAGAGG GTAGCAATAGCGCCCCCTACTGCAACCAGAATAACATGATGTCTTCACATCCCAACTTCTGTCAGCTTCAGCCCAGCTCTGAGCAGATCGGCTCTGGTGATG GCTCAAGGTTCTCCACACCTCGCTCTATGTTGAAGCTGAGTAAAAAGAGAGCCCTGTCCATCTCACCTCTGTCTGATGCCAGTGTTGACCTGCAGACTGTCATTCGGACCTCTCCCAACTCGCTCGTGGCCTTCGTTAACTCTCGCTGTAACCCCAATGGAGCCAGCTCCTATGGTCATCTGTCTGTGAGCGCCATGAG TCCATCTCTGAGTTATTCCAGCAACATTAACTGTCACTCCAGACAGCAAGGGTCCATATACGGAGGAAACTGTGGCACACCTCTGGGTGTTCACACACCAGGTCCCTGCCAAGCTTCCCGTTTACCGCCACACAATCCCCGACTCCTCATTCCACCTAAACATGGACAT CAGCTGAAAACCGAGCCAGGTCTGGTTGGCGTGATGGACGGCATGAATGTAAAGAACCTGGAGGAAAGGTCAGAGGGAGATGTAGCCAGTCCTTCCTCCACAGGCACTCAG GATCATCTGATGGGCTTGCTGGATGGCAGAGACGACTTGGACAAGGAGGACGGGAAGCCAGAGCCGGAGGCCATCTATGAGACCAATTGTCGCTGGGAGAGCTGCAACAAGGAGTTTGACACACAAGACCAACTTGTTCAT CACATAAACAATGAGCACATCCACGGAGAGAAGAAGGAATTTGTCTGTCATTGGCAGGAGTGTTCTAGAGAGCAGAGACCTTTTAAAGCTCAGTACATGCTTGTGGTTCACATGCGCAGACACACAGGAGAGAAGCCGCACAAGTGCACT TTTGAAGGCTGCAATAAAGCCTACTCTCGCCTGGAGAATTTGAAGACCCACTTGCGCTCTCACACCGGGGAGAAACCATATGTATGCGAACATGAAGGGTGCAATAAAGCGTTCTCCAACGCTTCAGACCGGGCCAAGCACCAGAACCGAACTCATTCCAATGAG AAACCATATGTTTGTAAGATCCCTGGTTGCACTAAGCGATACACAGATCCAAGCTCTTTGCGTAAGCACGTGAAGACAGTACATGGTCCTGAAGCCCATATCACCAAGAAGCATCGTGGAGACACAGGCCCACGACCCCCTGGCTCAGCCCTGACCTCTGGAGGCCAAACATCGGAGCTGCTCCTCGAAAAGGAAGAGACATGCAGGGAAGACTGCAAACTGTTGGCACCTGAGACTGCCCTG AAGTCCCAGCCAAGTCCTGGTGCTCAGTCGTCTTGCAGCAGTGAACGTTCTCCACTGGGGAGCACCAATAACAATGACAGTGGAGTGGAAATGAACCTAAATGCAGCTGGAAGCTTGGATGATCTCACAGCTTTAGAGGATGGAGTTACaggtggaggaggtggtggaggaggggAGCCAGGAACAATGGGAATGTCTGCGCAGGCTCTGAAGCGGCTGGAGAACCTGAAGATTGACAAGCTAAAGCAAATTCGAAGGCCGACTCCTCCTGGCCGCTGTGCCAATAACAAGCTTCCTGCCATTTCTG gTTCAGGGGACAACATGGGAATGTGTGCACCTTCTCCACTTAATCGACGAGTAATGGAGCTGTCCAACCATGAGCTCGGAGCTGGAAATATAGCAAACTCTACTAATGACAGGAGAGGAAGTGGCACAAGCAGCCTAAGCTCAGCATACACAGTGAGCCGTCGCTCCTCTATGGCATCCCCTTACCTGTCTAGTAGACGCTCCAGTGATGTCTCACAAATAGGAGGGACAGCAGGGGGCGGATGTCACCTTCTGAGTCCAGAACAAGCTGGGGGAGACCCTCTTTCACCTGAAACCTATCGTAGAGGAGCTCCATGTCCTGGAGGTGGAGGGTTACCAGGTCTCCCCAACTTAACACCTGCTCAGCACTATAGCCTGAAGGCCAAATATGCTGCAGCCACTGGCGGACCTCCACCCACTCCTTTACCTAACATGGAGCAGCCCGGTACACCAGTAAGAAGGGTGGGTCCTTTGAGTGAGTACCAAGGGCAGCCTTTACCTCCTTTCCTCCAGCAAGGAGGTCATCGGCGGCACAGTGCCAACACAGAATACGGTACTGGAGTTATCTACCCTCACCAGGCTCCAGGTAACAACACCAGGCGGGCCAGTGATCCGGTTCGATCAGTAGCAGACCCACAAGCTCTACCCAAACGCTTTAACAGCCTCAATAATGTGGCCATGATGGGCCGCAGAAATGCACTACAACTTCGCAGCTCTGACACAGGTCTTTCCCGCCACATGTACTCCCCACGTCCACCTAGCAtcacagaaaatgtaatgaTGGAAGCTATGGGTATGGAGCCCCATCTCAACACTGTTGATGCCAGAGATCGTTCCATGATGATGACCCCTGTAGAGAGAAACTTTATGAGTTTCCAGCAGCCGAATCAGACAATGGGAAGCGGAGGTCCACTTCCAAACCAGCTGTCCCCGAGCCATGACTCTCTGGGCTGCCCGGATCCCGCTTACATGCAGCGGCATTACCAGGGACACGGAGGAGAAATCATATCCAGAGCTAGTGGGAATCCATTAGGTCAAGCGAGACCTACACAGCCAGATGGGATGTCAAATACTCTTCTCCAACAGGCTGAGTATGGCATGAGCACCTGCCAGCTGAGTCCTTCCGGTCCACATTATCCAGGCATAGGTCAAGGCAGTGACAGTGGGGGTCCTTGGAATGACAACCACAACCAAATCCAAACTTCAAGCCATGCAATTCAGAACCAGCAATCGGTGCGGttctcaaactccagtttgcAGCCTCAACAAACACAAGCTCACTTCAACAATCAGACAGCCCTCTACGACAATTCTGATGGCACTCACAAACCTTTCATCAAGCCGGAGCAACAGTTTCACCCTGGTATGGGTGGTGGAAACGCCTGTCAGAGTGCGAAGCTCCAACAGCAACGAATCCTCCTGCAGCAAACACAGACTTACCCCCAACAGAGTGGTCAAGTGTTGATGAGAAACTCCAGCCACCCAAGCTGTGATTTTCAAGGGCAGAACCCAGGTTCATACCCTAGTGGAGGTGGCTTAAATTTGGGCTGTGCCGGTTCTGCGCTGTCAGAAGGCCAAAGGTCAGAAACCCCAATGATGCAGGTGAAGGAGATGATGGTGAGAAATTATGTGCAGTCTCAGCAAGCACTCATGTGGGAGCAGCAACAAGAGCAAGAGCAGCAGAGTGGAATAAAGCCAAATTCTCTTTCTGACAACATGAGTTTGAATGCTCAAGCAGCAATGATGCAACACAGCCCAGAGCACCAGAATCAAAACCTATATCCCAACCAGATGTATCCCTCTTACCCGGAACATAATCTGGTAATGAGCCCTGCTGCCCACAGCCGAGGGTCCACCTCAGTTACACCTAAAGATCAGCACCTGACAGGTCTCCAGGGTACATGCTACAATCAGGAAATGGTTGTGCCCAGGCCACCTCAGGGACGCAAGCCTCTCAGCCGCCAGAATAGTCTGCCACAGGTAGGAGGGGGTTACCTTGGCGGCTCCCCCCACCTGAGCCCTGTACACTCCACTTCCAGCCCCAAACGAGGGGTGCGACTTCCACCTGTCCAGCATCCACAGCACcctcaaaatgaaatgttttctccctccaacaacaacaacaacaacaacatgtacTATACAGGTCAGATAAATATGAAtatggaaaaacacagagaccCCCAGAATGGACCTTGCCTTAACCAGCCGACTAATATGGGACCGCCAAACTTGAACCCAGCAGGTGACACCAAGTCTGCCCCTATGGCTCCCTATCCGGAGTCTAGTCCCATCTCGAATGCCTTAGAAAACCTGGACTTGGAGAATGCTCGCATTGACTTTACTTCCATCATTGATGAAGCTGATTCTTCCTCATTTAGTCCAGTCAACAATCCTCTTCAAGGTTTTCCAGGATCATCCTCCCAGGCTTCTTCACGCCTCACCACCCCACAAACGTCCGTCAGCCTGGCTCCAGGCACTGGCCTGTCCAACATGGCTGTGGGTGATATGACATCCATGCTTACCTCACTGGCTGGGGAAAATAAGTACCTAAACACTCTGTCTTAG